In the Flagellimonas sp. MMG031 genome, one interval contains:
- a CDS encoding sulfatase — MRIGLTLFGLLIMVSCKQQERPEEKVAGPPNIIFIMSDDHAEQAISAYGHPVGKLAPTPNIDRIAKEGALFRNNFCTNSICGPSRAVVLTGKFSHVNGFRMNGNRFNGDQQTFPKLLQKAGYRTAVIGKWHLHGLPQGFDHWNILTDQGNYYNPDFITVNQQSNVADTTRIEGYATDIITEKGLDYLKSVKDSGQPFLLMLQHKAPHRNWMPALRHVNRFDSVQFSLPETYFTHHEGSLASKDQLQTIYKDMYEGHDLKMTAKKGSPALAWNPWKTDFERMTEEQRAAWDSAYQAKNDAFHDANLSGRALAEWKGQRYLQEYLSTIVSVDEGVGRVLDYLDENGLFENTIVIYTTDQGFYLGEKGWFDKRYMYEESLAMPLMVRYPGHIKAGSQIEALTQNLDFAETFLDYAGVEIPEDMQGQSLRPLLEDTMLGSDFRNAIYYHYYDYPAFHMVKKHYGIRTDRYKLMHFYDDIDTWELYDLEEDPKEIHNQIDNPQYDAVEAQLREQLIQLQQQYQVTEQEFEQAPKEQVQRAYGQFEKLRGHTGTAYDPIKNEDIKL; from the coding sequence ATGCGTATTGGACTGACCCTTTTCGGATTGCTTATCATGGTTTCCTGTAAACAACAGGAAAGGCCTGAAGAAAAAGTAGCTGGACCGCCCAACATCATTTTTATCATGTCGGACGACCATGCCGAGCAGGCCATTAGCGCATATGGGCATCCGGTGGGCAAATTGGCCCCCACACCAAATATCGACAGGATTGCAAAGGAAGGGGCCCTGTTCAGGAATAATTTTTGCACCAATTCCATATGCGGCCCCAGTAGGGCAGTGGTATTGACGGGAAAGTTCAGCCATGTCAATGGATTTAGGATGAACGGGAACCGTTTTAATGGTGATCAACAAACCTTTCCCAAACTTCTTCAAAAGGCAGGATATCGGACAGCTGTCATTGGAAAATGGCACTTGCACGGATTGCCCCAAGGCTTTGATCATTGGAATATTTTGACCGATCAGGGTAACTATTACAATCCTGATTTTATTACTGTCAACCAGCAGAGCAACGTGGCGGATACCACTCGTATCGAGGGGTATGCCACCGATATTATCACCGAAAAGGGGTTGGACTACCTTAAATCGGTCAAGGATTCCGGTCAGCCTTTTTTGCTCATGTTGCAACATAAAGCGCCACACCGCAATTGGATGCCGGCGCTGCGCCATGTAAATCGATTTGATTCGGTCCAATTTTCCTTACCGGAAACTTACTTTACCCATCACGAAGGCTCGCTTGCATCAAAAGACCAATTGCAGACGATTTACAAGGATATGTACGAGGGCCATGATTTGAAGATGACCGCTAAAAAAGGGAGTCCAGCATTGGCATGGAATCCCTGGAAAACTGACTTTGAACGGATGACCGAGGAACAAAGAGCGGCTTGGGACAGTGCGTATCAAGCCAAAAATGATGCCTTTCATGACGCCAATTTATCTGGAAGGGCCCTGGCGGAATGGAAGGGACAACGCTATTTACAGGAATATTTATCCACCATTGTTTCGGTGGATGAAGGAGTGGGCCGGGTGCTGGACTATTTGGATGAAAACGGTCTGTTCGAAAACACCATCGTTATCTACACTACGGACCAAGGGTTTTATTTGGGAGAAAAGGGATGGTTCGATAAACGCTACATGTACGAAGAGTCCCTGGCGATGCCACTGATGGTGAGATATCCTGGCCATATAAAGGCGGGCAGCCAAATAGAAGCACTCACCCAAAACTTGGATTTTGCCGAGACTTTTTTGGATTATGCTGGAGTCGAGATACCGGAGGATATGCAGGGACAATCCTTACGACCCTTGCTGGAGGATACAATGCTCGGTTCTGATTTCAGAAATGCCATTTACTACCATTACTATGATTACCCGGCATTTCATATGGTGAAAAAGCATTATGGCATCAGAACGGATCGTTATAAGCTGATGCATTTCTATGATGATATCGATACATGGGAATTATATGATCTGGAGGAAGACCCCAAAGAAATTCACAATCAAATCGATAATCCCCAATATGATGCCGTTGAAGCGCAGCTGAGGGAGCAGTTGATACAATTACAGCAACAATATCAAGTTACGGAGCAGGAGTTTGAACAAGCTCCAAAAGAACAGGTCCAAAGGGCCTACGGACAATTTGAGAAGTTAAGGGGCCATACAGGTACTGCCTATGACCCTATCAAAAATGAGGACATAAAGCTATAA
- a CDS encoding family 43 glycosylhydrolase produces MKGISIALVAAVMLLSCKGDPIQRESEEREATVQSNSPNGFKTYCNPIDIDYSYMSHYRANNNVSYRSGADPAVINFKGRYYMFVTRSHGYWASDDMSNWKFIKPQRWYFKGSNAPAAAVKGDKVILYGDPSGRGPILETDNPELGDWKTNYAVINPPGGIQDPDLFVDDDGRVYLYEESSNTWPIRVVELDPENYYVPKGDEKDLFQLEPEKHGWERFGQDHKSDFKPYLEGPWMIKHGDTYYLEYGAPGTQWNVYADGVRTSKNPFGPFEYAPYNPISYKPGGFLKGSGHGSTVKDNHGNYWHFATMAISVNYKFERRLGMYPAGFESDNGQMYVNTAYGDYPHFLPDTEVENHKERFTGWMLLSYKKPVSTNSGLVDRDINVVDESEQGYMQEQIKGFGIDRINDEEIRSYWVSEANNDSIHIEMDLEKKMNVKAVQINFQDFNSEIFGRLDSLRQQFVLEYSLDGSQWKTLANYAKNTRDMPHGYIELETPVDARYIQYNHVYCTNKYLSISELRVFGNGYGAKPKRPANFKVVRQKDRRDAYLTWDKDDSAQGYVIYWGISKDKLNLSALMYDHPNYELRALNTDQSYYMQVEAFNENGISEKSEIIFVE; encoded by the coding sequence ATGAAAGGAATATCCATAGCATTGGTGGCTGCAGTTATGCTGCTATCCTGCAAGGGCGACCCCATCCAAAGGGAATCTGAAGAAAGGGAGGCTACGGTTCAGTCAAATTCACCCAATGGTTTTAAGACCTATTGCAATCCCATTGATATCGACTATTCCTATATGTCACATTACAGGGCGAACAACAATGTGTCTTATCGGTCAGGGGCCGACCCAGCGGTAATCAATTTCAAAGGCCGTTACTATATGTTCGTAACACGCTCACACGGGTATTGGGCTTCCGACGATATGAGCAATTGGAAGTTCATCAAGCCACAACGTTGGTATTTTAAAGGGTCCAATGCCCCTGCAGCTGCCGTTAAAGGGGATAAGGTTATCCTGTACGGTGACCCTTCGGGCCGTGGTCCCATACTCGAAACCGACAATCCAGAACTTGGGGATTGGAAAACCAATTATGCGGTAATCAATCCACCAGGAGGAATCCAAGATCCTGATTTGTTCGTGGATGATGATGGACGGGTATATCTCTACGAAGAGTCTTCCAATACATGGCCCATCCGGGTCGTGGAGCTGGACCCGGAAAATTATTATGTACCTAAAGGTGATGAGAAGGATCTTTTTCAATTAGAGCCCGAAAAGCATGGTTGGGAACGATTTGGACAAGATCATAAATCGGATTTTAAACCTTATTTGGAAGGACCTTGGATGATAAAGCACGGTGATACCTACTATCTGGAGTATGGGGCTCCTGGAACACAGTGGAACGTATATGCAGATGGTGTAAGAACCAGTAAAAATCCCTTCGGACCATTTGAGTATGCACCTTACAATCCCATATCCTATAAGCCCGGAGGTTTTTTAAAAGGATCGGGCCATGGAAGCACTGTTAAGGACAATCATGGAAACTACTGGCACTTTGCAACGATGGCCATTTCCGTAAATTACAAGTTTGAGCGCCGTTTGGGGATGTATCCTGCAGGATTTGAAAGTGATAACGGTCAAATGTACGTCAATACCGCCTATGGTGACTACCCTCATTTTTTGCCCGATACCGAAGTGGAAAATCACAAGGAACGTTTTACGGGCTGGATGTTGTTGTCCTACAAAAAGCCCGTTAGCACCAACTCTGGTTTGGTGGATAGGGATATCAATGTAGTGGACGAAAGTGAGCAGGGTTATATGCAGGAACAGATCAAGGGTTTTGGCATAGATCGAATAAATGATGAGGAAATACGGTCCTACTGGGTATCGGAAGCAAACAATGATTCCATCCATATTGAAATGGATTTGGAAAAAAAGATGAACGTAAAGGCCGTTCAAATCAATTTTCAAGACTTCAATAGCGAAATCTTTGGGCGTCTGGATAGCTTAAGGCAACAATTTGTACTGGAATATTCATTGGATGGGTCCCAATGGAAAACCTTGGCCAATTATGCCAAGAATACCAGGGATATGCCCCATGGGTACATTGAACTGGAAACGCCCGTAGATGCACGTTACATTCAGTACAACCATGTGTACTGTACCAATAAATACCTATCGATTTCCGAACTCAGGGTCTTCGGTAACGGCTATGGTGCAAAACCGAAGCGACCTGCCAACTTCAAAGTCGTCCGGCAAAAGGACAGAAGAGATGCATACCTGACATGGGATAAGGATGATAGTGCCCAAGGTTACGTCATATACTGGGGCATTTCCAAAGACAAATTGAACCTTTCCGCCCTGATGTATGACCATCCCAATTACGAACTCCGCGCCCTAAATACGGACCAATCGTATTACATGCAGGTGGAAGCATTCAATGAGAACGGTATTTCCGAAAAGAGTGAAATAATCTTTGTGGAATAA
- a CDS encoding TerC family protein, with product MIVWILFLLGILVFLALDLGVFNKKAHVISVKEASFWTAVWVTLSLLFTGVIYWLYGTGKVDNVDGLTPMDASLKYITGYLIELSLSIDNIFVIAVIFTSFQIPQKYQHRVLFWGILGAIIFRALMIFFGVALIKKFSFTTYIFGAFLIFTALRMLFSKEEPFNPKQSFVYRNLRKIMPITSQMQGQKFFIKLRHITAATPLFIALVVIEFTDILFALDSVPAILAITSDPFLVFSSNIFAILGLRSMYFFLAHMIDRFYYLKYSLVAILSFVGVKLILAHHYTFPEWFSLSFITVALLTGILASKKEEKKTV from the coding sequence ATGATTGTATGGATTCTGTTCCTTTTGGGAATCCTTGTTTTTTTAGCCCTAGATCTTGGTGTATTTAATAAGAAGGCTCACGTTATCAGTGTTAAGGAAGCCTCCTTTTGGACCGCTGTTTGGGTGACGTTATCGCTTTTGTTCACCGGGGTCATTTACTGGCTCTATGGAACAGGAAAGGTGGACAATGTTGATGGGCTGACCCCAATGGACGCTAGCTTAAAATATATAACAGGCTACCTTATTGAATTATCCCTCAGTATCGACAACATCTTTGTCATTGCGGTTATTTTCACATCGTTTCAAATCCCCCAAAAATATCAGCATAGGGTTTTGTTTTGGGGTATTTTGGGGGCCATCATCTTTCGAGCGTTGATGATTTTCTTCGGAGTAGCCCTTATTAAGAAATTTAGCTTTACCACCTATATTTTCGGGGCTTTTCTGATTTTTACCGCACTTCGTATGTTGTTTTCCAAAGAGGAACCGTTCAACCCGAAGCAGTCGTTTGTTTATCGAAACCTACGAAAAATAATGCCCATCACTTCGCAGATGCAAGGACAGAAGTTTTTCATCAAACTAAGACATATAACCGCAGCTACGCCGCTGTTTATTGCCTTGGTGGTGATCGAGTTTACCGATATCCTGTTTGCTTTGGACAGCGTCCCGGCTATTTTGGCAATCACTTCTGATCCCTTTTTGGTCTTCAGCTCCAATATATTTGCCATTTTGGGTCTTAGGTCGATGTACTTCTTTTTGGCCCATATGATCGATAGGTTCTACTATCTCAAATATAGTTTGGTGGCCATCTTAAGTTTTGTAGGGGTTAAGCTGATCCTGGCACACCATTATACCTTCCCTGAGTGGTTTTCGTTGAGCTTTATTACCGTCGCGTTGCTGACCGGTATTCTTGCATCAAAAAAAGAGGAAAAAAAGACGGTTTGA
- a CDS encoding DUF6671 family protein → MKTPAHGNDLFVGRTVTIATMHGKEQVLAPLLERELQVRCTVAEHLDTDAFGSFSGEIQRKGTPLEALRAKTKKAIELVEGSLVVASEGSFGPHPSYFFIPGNEEMVMLTDTVNKLEIVGRHLTEKTNYHKREIKSQSEFESFAKEIGAPEHGIILKTIHGAQQVWKDFSSFEETVHTVERLLHKGASLQAETDMRAMNNPTRMKAIEQATLDLIKNIKSCCPKCQVPGFSIQGVQRGLPCEYCGMPTKSVKAHVYNCQKCGFTETRSNQREYENPQYCDYCNP, encoded by the coding sequence ATGAAAACCCCTGCTCACGGAAATGACCTATTTGTAGGAAGAACCGTGACCATTGCTACGATGCATGGTAAAGAGCAGGTTTTGGCACCCCTATTGGAGCGCGAACTACAGGTTCGCTGTACGGTAGCGGAACATTTGGACACGGATGCTTTCGGAAGCTTCTCAGGAGAAATACAGCGAAAAGGCACTCCTTTGGAAGCACTGAGGGCAAAGACCAAAAAAGCAATTGAGTTGGTCGAGGGAAGTTTGGTGGTGGCCAGTGAAGGATCATTTGGCCCCCACCCTTCCTATTTTTTTATCCCGGGAAACGAGGAAATGGTCATGTTGACCGATACCGTAAACAAACTCGAAATCGTAGGTCGACATTTGACCGAAAAAACCAATTACCATAAAAGAGAAATCAAAAGTCAATCGGAATTCGAATCCTTTGCCAAAGAAATTGGTGCTCCCGAGCACGGTATCATTCTTAAAACAATACATGGAGCGCAGCAGGTTTGGAAGGATTTTTCATCCTTTGAAGAAACCGTGCACACTGTGGAACGGCTACTTCATAAAGGAGCATCCTTGCAAGCTGAAACCGATATGCGAGCCATGAACAACCCTACGCGCATGAAGGCCATTGAACAGGCCACCTTGGATTTAATCAAAAACATCAAATCGTGCTGTCCCAAATGCCAAGTCCCTGGTTTTTCGATTCAAGGAGTACAACGGGGATTGCCCTGTGAATACTGCGGGATGCCCACCAAGTCCGTGAAAGCGCACGTATACAACTGCCAAAAGTGTGGCTTTACAGAAACGCGCTCAAACCAAAGGGAATACGAAAACCCACAATACTGCGATTATTGCAACCCATAA
- a CDS encoding DUF2309 domain-containing protein, producing MNPTTISTLIEKAADHIGSTWPLYSFVTSNPLSGYEKLPFTEAVQRAKEVLGTSVYPKASVYQKALENGDINAGVLQNVLHKHGYKKLPEHYLPLMESEQTVENINPFAELDRAMVKWLSAFMDEGLAEWEMPFKSSGFYNAWRKLAPYDEILGNIGSNDIPKTSQEALIQLTNNFSEREIQELFTQHLAALPGWIGYIKLRTQNQTEWQKQYPIDLEQYLAVRLWTAKQLGIALLSNEKKTQPDTEIAELQHLWLKAWEKSWQLELVHTLGNSPKEIDLNKKKSSVPDAQLVFCIDTRSELIRRHVESKGFYETFGYAGFFGIAMDYENSQNGITQKSCPPILDSCYTVKEVAQENKEVEKQKLDRKNEVSQFWNYFMKRMKNMLPSTFGFVEGSGFFYGLHLMARTISPASLYRFSHKRKTGHESVCDPQLQNAQNTHDLNVPIAEQAAIVKSGFDLMGWQNFAPLVVFVGHGSHSANNPFGSSLDCGACAASPGRHNARMLAKMANNTDVRKLLENQYGLKIPDATWFLGAEHNTTTDEIELFDKHIPSSHQQLLDNLKSNLEKAQITATQERLGAMGNSVAMAQINASNWGETRPEWGLARNASFVIAPRKTTQHIDLDGRCFLHSYDWKNDKDGTALEAIMQGPMVVTQWINNHYYFSTVDNGKFGAGTKTTHNITGKFGVVQGNGGDLQTGLPWESLYNADNEPYHSPLRLTVVIQAPKERVNTILSKYEALKSLVTNEWIHLIIIDPEKGTSIHWLDQQELELKEEEQFINGFLKRKVHEELTIA from the coding sequence ATGAACCCGACCACCATTAGCACACTCATAGAAAAAGCTGCCGATCATATTGGCAGCACTTGGCCACTCTATTCCTTTGTGACCTCGAATCCGTTGAGCGGTTACGAAAAATTGCCTTTCACAGAGGCAGTACAGCGGGCGAAGGAAGTTTTGGGAACGTCAGTTTACCCAAAGGCATCGGTTTACCAAAAAGCTCTGGAAAATGGAGACATCAATGCAGGGGTCTTGCAAAATGTACTGCACAAACACGGCTATAAAAAGCTTCCAGAACATTATTTGCCATTGATGGAATCCGAGCAAACGGTAGAAAATATCAATCCATTTGCCGAATTGGACAGGGCCATGGTAAAGTGGTTGTCCGCTTTTATGGACGAAGGATTGGCAGAATGGGAGATGCCATTCAAATCCTCCGGATTCTACAACGCATGGAGAAAGCTCGCTCCCTACGACGAGATTTTGGGGAATATCGGAAGCAACGATATTCCAAAAACCAGTCAGGAAGCATTGATACAGCTTACCAATAATTTTTCCGAAAGGGAGATTCAGGAGCTATTCACCCAACACTTGGCCGCTTTGCCAGGGTGGATAGGGTACATCAAGCTAAGGACACAGAACCAAACGGAGTGGCAAAAACAATACCCCATAGATCTGGAACAGTATCTTGCCGTTCGATTGTGGACAGCCAAACAACTTGGTATAGCGTTATTGTCCAATGAAAAAAAGACTCAGCCAGATACCGAAATCGCGGAGCTACAACACTTATGGCTCAAGGCATGGGAAAAAAGCTGGCAATTGGAATTGGTCCACACTCTTGGCAACTCGCCCAAAGAAATCGACTTGAACAAGAAAAAAAGCAGTGTTCCCGATGCGCAACTGGTATTTTGTATCGACACGCGTTCGGAATTGATCCGTAGGCACGTGGAGTCCAAAGGTTTTTATGAAACCTTTGGTTACGCAGGCTTTTTCGGGATTGCCATGGATTATGAGAACTCCCAAAACGGTATTACACAAAAATCCTGTCCCCCAATTTTGGATTCGTGCTACACCGTAAAAGAGGTGGCTCAAGAAAACAAGGAAGTTGAAAAGCAAAAATTGGACAGGAAAAATGAGGTTTCCCAATTCTGGAACTACTTCATGAAACGAATGAAGAACATGTTGCCCTCCACCTTTGGCTTTGTGGAAGGCTCCGGTTTCTTTTACGGACTTCATCTTATGGCGCGTACCATAAGTCCAGCTTCGCTCTACCGTTTTTCCCATAAGAGAAAAACAGGACACGAGTCGGTTTGCGACCCACAATTGCAAAACGCCCAAAACACCCATGATCTAAATGTGCCGATAGCGGAACAGGCCGCTATCGTAAAATCCGGTTTTGATTTGATGGGATGGCAAAATTTTGCTCCCTTGGTCGTTTTTGTAGGCCACGGAAGCCATTCGGCCAACAATCCATTTGGTTCCAGCTTGGATTGTGGTGCCTGTGCGGCCAGCCCTGGGCGACACAACGCAAGAATGCTGGCCAAAATGGCAAACAACACCGATGTTAGGAAGCTATTGGAAAATCAATATGGTCTCAAGATTCCGGACGCAACCTGGTTCTTGGGAGCGGAGCACAATACGACCACGGATGAAATCGAACTGTTTGACAAACATATTCCATCATCCCATCAACAGTTATTGGACAATCTAAAATCAAATCTTGAAAAAGCCCAAATTACAGCGACCCAAGAACGGTTGGGCGCTATGGGCAACAGTGTAGCCATGGCGCAAATCAATGCCAGTAACTGGGGCGAGACCCGTCCAGAATGGGGATTGGCCAGAAATGCAAGCTTTGTTATCGCACCTAGAAAAACTACCCAACATATTGATCTGGACGGAAGGTGTTTCCTGCATTCTTACGATTGGAAAAACGATAAGGATGGAACGGCTTTGGAAGCCATTATGCAAGGGCCCATGGTAGTGACACAATGGATCAACAACCATTATTACTTTTCTACCGTGGACAACGGAAAGTTTGGTGCGGGAACCAAGACTACCCACAACATTACCGGCAAGTTTGGGGTGGTGCAAGGTAATGGCGGCGATTTACAGACAGGGCTTCCATGGGAGTCCCTCTACAACGCCGATAACGAGCCCTACCACTCCCCTTTGCGACTTACTGTGGTAATCCAAGCGCCAAAGGAAAGGGTCAATACCATTCTTTCGAAGTACGAAGCACTCAAGTCGTTAGTGACCAACGAATGGATTCACCTCATCATTATAGATCCAGAGAAAGGAACCAGCATCCACTGGTTGGACCAACAAGAACTGGAACTTAAAGAGGAGGAGCAGTTTATTAATGGGTTTTTAAAACGAAAAGTACACGAAGAATTGACCATTGCCTAA